A portion of the Lolium rigidum isolate FL_2022 chromosome 1, APGP_CSIRO_Lrig_0.1, whole genome shotgun sequence genome contains these proteins:
- the LOC124684409 gene encoding F-box protein At5g07610-like, whose translation MSIPADRSPPWEEGRTSNRVRSSSTPPSGTAVEGLTDDLLVEILSRVPAKSLCRFKCVSNNWLSLIDHPDHRKKLPQALAGFLHSSSTTYEWRLEAPIHFTSFPGRRCPPIDTSCTFLPSHRRVDILDCCNGLLLCRWYDISSEGDEFRYVVCNPATEKWTVLPGSGKATKEVGAVCLGFDPAMSSHFHVFELVTDQVFYWDPDIVGVAVYSSETGRWVYKEKRWDAHIRLISHDFASVFLSGYLHFQADRRELSTCLAVVDTEGETWMDFDVPDGGLIDGFIQRSQDRLHYASFHVDGAVIRLVVYVLENYESKEWILKHSVETSCLFGVIEYCLVGGVDYSMDGGFDWVAIDPECNLLFFTIGWENKLMCYSMDRRQVKIISKLVDGKLPYLPYVPLYAELQSLRN comes from the exons atgTCCATCCCCGCGGATCGCTCTCCCCCGTGGGAGGAAGGCCGTACTTCAAATCGAGTCAG GTCGTCCTCCACTCCTCCCAGCGGCACGGCGGTCGAGGGACTCACCGACGACCTCCTCGTGGAGATCCTCTCGCGCGTCCCGGCCAAATCGCTCTGCCGCTTCAAGTGCGTCTCCAACAACTGGCTGAGCCTCATCGACCACCCCGACCACCGCAAAAAGCTCCCCCAAGCCCTGGCTGGCTTCCTccacagcagcagcaccacctacGAGTGGCGTCTGGAAGCACCCATCCACTTCACCAGTTTCCCAGGGAGACGCTGCCCTCCGATCGACACCTCTTGCACCTTCCTGCCCAGCCACCGGCGTGTCGATATATTGGACTGCTGCaacggcctcctcctctgccgctggtACGACATCTCCTCGGAGGGCGACGAGTTCCGTTATGTCGTGTGCAACCCTGCCACGGAGAAGTGGACCGTATTGCCGGGCTCCGGCAAGGccaccaaggaggtgggcgccgtGTGCTTGGGCTTCGACCCGGCCATGTCGTCACATTTCCATGTGTTCGAGTTGGTAACGGACCAGGTGTTCTACTGGGACCCAGACATCGTTGGAGTGGCAGTGTATTCCTCTGAAACGGGTCGATGGGTTTATAAGGAGAAGAGATGGGATGCGCATATCAGGCTCATCAGTCACGACTTTGCATCTGTCTTTCTTAGCGGCTATCTGCATTTTCAAGCCGACCGCCGCGAGCTTTCCACTTGTCTAGCTGTGGTGGACACGGAGGGGGAGACATGGATGGACTTCGACGTCCCTGATGGTGGTCTGATCGATGGTTTCATTCAGCGGTCACAGGACCGCTTGCACTATGCCAGTTTTCACGTAGATGGTGCTGTCATTCGGCTAGTGGTTTATGTCCTCGAAAACTATGAAAGCAAAGAATGGATACTGAAGCATAGCGTCGAGACTTCCTGCTTGTTCGGAGTGATAGAGTATTGCCTGGTTGGAGGGGTAGATTATTCCATGGATGGGGGGTTTGATTGGGTTGCCATTGATCCGGAATGCAACTTGCTATTCTTCACTATTGGGTGGGAGAACAAATTAATGTGCTACAGTATGGATCGTCGGCAAGTCAAAATAATCTCCAAACTTGTAGATGGCAAGCTGCCATATCTGCCATATGTGCCGTTGTATGCAGAGTTGCAGTCACTGCGGAATTGA